A single window of Cataglyphis hispanica isolate Lineage 1 chromosome 2, ULB_Chis1_1.0, whole genome shotgun sequence DNA harbors:
- the LOC126856213 gene encoding zinc finger protein ztf-16 isoform X2 — MSDGVDGGGGENEVDSHSSSHAEAGDSSNHREEETLDPDNEAALNTNYDSSDGAVPAFRCDRCDNYETINKTAFSAHQDQCLASGEAGESAEGIEGAENEGDGEEGHSGMRSHRKMFECDVCNMKFSNGANMRRHKMRHTGVKPYECRVCQKRFFRKDHLAEHFTTHSKTLPYHCPICNRGFQRQIAMRAHFQNEHVGQHDMVKSCPLCNYRAATMKCLRLHFFNRHGIDLDNPGPNSSTSLMNSCTSGEAMPSAPLSDSGDSTGNRSTDNATPPMHFLTPHVEISIPYPEQAANQRNSSPAPLNGDSPNSPQSADSNSNAPSSSHHQLAINSSTIHRNVGGGDEAITPSISLIPIKQEPNSNGMDDSGATSSNLSLPSLIKVSPLKSLLRDDLRRKLSTNSANNNNNSNNSGCGGANPHSRGEPPTSTRPDPRTSGLQCTHCRITFPDQTLYFLHKGCHSESNPWKCNICGEQCCNLYQFNSHLLSKSHQ; from the exons ATGTCAGATGGGGTTGATGGTGGTGGTGGGGAAAACGAGGTAGACTCTCATTCCTCTTCGCATGCCGAGGCTGGAGACTCTTCTAATCACAGAGAGGAAGAGACGTTAGATCCTGATAACGAGGCAGCACTCAATACCAATTATGATAGTAGCGACGGAGCTGTTCCTGCATTTAG ATGTGATAGGTGTGATAATTATGAAACTATAAACAAGACAGCTTTCTCCGCTCATCAAGATCAATGTCTGGCAAGCGGCGAGGCCGGAGAGAGTGCTGAAGGTATAGAAGGGGCAGAGAATGAAGGAGATGGGGAAGAGGGCCATTCAGGGATGAGGTCACACAGAAAGATGTTTGAATGCGATGTctgtaatatgaaattttcaaatggaGCTAACATGAGACGGCATAAA atGAGGCATACAGGCGTAAAACCGTACGAATGTCGGGTATGTCAGAAGAGATTCTTTCGGAAAGACCATCTTGCGGAACACTTTACAACACATTCAAAGACTTTGCCATACCATTGCCCGATATGTAACCGTGGTTTTCAAAGGCAGATCGCGATGCGCGCTCATTTTCAGAACGAACATGTCGGTCAGCACGATATGGTCAAATCGTGTCCTCTCTGCAACTACCGTGCAGCGACTATGAAATGTCTTAGATTGCACTTCTTTAATAG aCATGGAATAGATTTAGATAATCCAGGACCAAATAGCTCTACATCCTTAATGAATAGTTGCACATCCGGAGAAGCAATGCCTTCGGCACCTCTATCCGATAGCGGGGACAGCACTGGCAATCGTTCGACCGACAATGCTACGCCTCCTATGCATTTTCTCACGCCTCACGTGGAGATATCCATTCCTTACCCCGAACAGGCTGCCAATCAGCGAAATTCGAGTCCTGCGCCATTGAACGGAGACAGTCCCAATAGCCCGCAGAGCGCCGATAGCAATAGCAACGCGCCGAGCAGTAGTCATCATCAATTAGCTATAAATAGTAGCACCATTCATAG aaaCGTAGGCGGGGGTGACGAAGCGATTACACCATCGATTTCTCTGATACCCATCAAACAGGAACCGAATAGCAACGGTATGGACGATAGTGGGGCGACGTCGAGCAACCTGTCGTTACCATCGCTGATCAAAGTATCGCCGTTGAAGTCGCTGTTGCGCGACGATTTACGCCGTAAGCTTTCCACCAATTCTGCcaataacaacaacaacagcaatAACAGTGGCTGCGGCGGCGCCAATCCGCATTCGAGGGGTGAACCACCCACCTCGACTAGGCCGGATCCACGCACGAGCGGACTCCAATGTACTCACTGTCGCATTACATTTCCGGATCAGacgttatattttcttcacaaAGGTTGTCACAGCGAGAGTAATCCGTGGAAGTGCAATATTTGCGGGGAGCAGTGCTGTAATCTGTACCAATTCAACTCGCATTTACTGAGCAAGAGTCATCAGTAG
- the LOC126856213 gene encoding zinc finger protein ztf-16 isoform X1, producing the protein MLDDGFSIALPLDNMSDGVDGGGGENEVDSHSSSHAEAGDSSNHREEETLDPDNEAALNTNYDSSDGAVPAFRCDRCDNYETINKTAFSAHQDQCLASGEAGESAEGIEGAENEGDGEEGHSGMRSHRKMFECDVCNMKFSNGANMRRHKMRHTGVKPYECRVCQKRFFRKDHLAEHFTTHSKTLPYHCPICNRGFQRQIAMRAHFQNEHVGQHDMVKSCPLCNYRAATMKCLRLHFFNRHGIDLDNPGPNSSTSLMNSCTSGEAMPSAPLSDSGDSTGNRSTDNATPPMHFLTPHVEISIPYPEQAANQRNSSPAPLNGDSPNSPQSADSNSNAPSSSHHQLAINSSTIHRNVGGGDEAITPSISLIPIKQEPNSNGMDDSGATSSNLSLPSLIKVSPLKSLLRDDLRRKLSTNSANNNNNSNNSGCGGANPHSRGEPPTSTRPDPRTSGLQCTHCRITFPDQTLYFLHKGCHSESNPWKCNICGEQCCNLYQFNSHLLSKSHQ; encoded by the exons AT GTTAGATGACGGATTCAGTATAGCCCTTCCGCTTGATAACATGTCAGATGGGGTTGATGGTGGTGGTGGGGAAAACGAGGTAGACTCTCATTCCTCTTCGCATGCCGAGGCTGGAGACTCTTCTAATCACAGAGAGGAAGAGACGTTAGATCCTGATAACGAGGCAGCACTCAATACCAATTATGATAGTAGCGACGGAGCTGTTCCTGCATTTAG ATGTGATAGGTGTGATAATTATGAAACTATAAACAAGACAGCTTTCTCCGCTCATCAAGATCAATGTCTGGCAAGCGGCGAGGCCGGAGAGAGTGCTGAAGGTATAGAAGGGGCAGAGAATGAAGGAGATGGGGAAGAGGGCCATTCAGGGATGAGGTCACACAGAAAGATGTTTGAATGCGATGTctgtaatatgaaattttcaaatggaGCTAACATGAGACGGCATAAA atGAGGCATACAGGCGTAAAACCGTACGAATGTCGGGTATGTCAGAAGAGATTCTTTCGGAAAGACCATCTTGCGGAACACTTTACAACACATTCAAAGACTTTGCCATACCATTGCCCGATATGTAACCGTGGTTTTCAAAGGCAGATCGCGATGCGCGCTCATTTTCAGAACGAACATGTCGGTCAGCACGATATGGTCAAATCGTGTCCTCTCTGCAACTACCGTGCAGCGACTATGAAATGTCTTAGATTGCACTTCTTTAATAG aCATGGAATAGATTTAGATAATCCAGGACCAAATAGCTCTACATCCTTAATGAATAGTTGCACATCCGGAGAAGCAATGCCTTCGGCACCTCTATCCGATAGCGGGGACAGCACTGGCAATCGTTCGACCGACAATGCTACGCCTCCTATGCATTTTCTCACGCCTCACGTGGAGATATCCATTCCTTACCCCGAACAGGCTGCCAATCAGCGAAATTCGAGTCCTGCGCCATTGAACGGAGACAGTCCCAATAGCCCGCAGAGCGCCGATAGCAATAGCAACGCGCCGAGCAGTAGTCATCATCAATTAGCTATAAATAGTAGCACCATTCATAG aaaCGTAGGCGGGGGTGACGAAGCGATTACACCATCGATTTCTCTGATACCCATCAAACAGGAACCGAATAGCAACGGTATGGACGATAGTGGGGCGACGTCGAGCAACCTGTCGTTACCATCGCTGATCAAAGTATCGCCGTTGAAGTCGCTGTTGCGCGACGATTTACGCCGTAAGCTTTCCACCAATTCTGCcaataacaacaacaacagcaatAACAGTGGCTGCGGCGGCGCCAATCCGCATTCGAGGGGTGAACCACCCACCTCGACTAGGCCGGATCCACGCACGAGCGGACTCCAATGTACTCACTGTCGCATTACATTTCCGGATCAGacgttatattttcttcacaaAGGTTGTCACAGCGAGAGTAATCCGTGGAAGTGCAATATTTGCGGGGAGCAGTGCTGTAATCTGTACCAATTCAACTCGCATTTACTGAGCAAGAGTCATCAGTAG
- the LOC126858812 gene encoding tumor necrosis factor receptor superfamily member wengen: MPRESCPGLLLTLVSIFVGLCESFAAGGATSGAQQPQPQHPVCKPGLEFWSTEHTSCWPCTRCAPDFTLSPCTVHKDAICGSLELDYTSATPKWPSEAGEEAFIAKFWRLLETRERVSSMEAGNLDQDRDDDEGSGDEKPVYSASRDSKTAHDPRERRKSATEADQLPWDWQTGALVLAVCACIMFFLVAGCSALVYARQWRRMKKNFEPAGLEEISARLNLMVKAELAELVAGAPMNPGDPETRCQYLEKLLDRKRETPVVATTAVATGWPEAATGNLYIEEGSTMTPTRSKRSRIARIQRNIETILSHKTNQGTD; this comes from the exons ATGCCGAGGGAATCTTGTCCTGGGTTGCTATTGACCCTGGTGTCGATATTCGTCGGTCTGTGCGAGTCCTTCGCCGCCGGCGGCGCGACATCCGGCGCCCAGCAGCCGCAGCCGCAGCATCCGGTCTGCAAGCCCGGCCTGGAGTTCTGGTCGACCGAACACACCTCCTGCTGGCCGTGCACCCGATGTGCCCCCGATTTCACCCTCAGCCCGTGCACAGTGCATAAAGATGCGATCTGCGGCTCGCTCGAGCTCGACTACACCTCCGCGACGCCCAAGTGGCCGTCGGAGGCCGGCGAGGAGGCCTTCATCGCCAAGTTCTGGCGACTCCTCGAGACGAGAGAACGGGTTTCCTCGATGGAAGCCGGTAATCTTGACCAAGATCGAGATGACGATGAAGGCTCGGGCGACGAGAAGCCGGTCTACTCCGCCTCGCGAGACTCCAAG ACGGCACACGATCCTCGGGAGAGGAGAAAATCGGCTACCGAGGCCGATCAATTACCGTGGGATTGGCAGACCGGCGCCTTGGTCCTCGCGGTTTGCGCCTGCATAATGTTCTTCCTAGTAGCGGGATGCTCGGCTCTCGTCTATGCGAGGCAATGGCGgcgaatgaagaaaaattttgagccag CGGGTCTCGAAGAGATCTCAGCCAGATTGAACCTGATGGTGAAGGCAGAGCTGGCCGAGTTGGTTGCAGGGGCGCCGATGAATCCAGGTGATCCCGAAACCAGATGTCAATATCTCGAGAAACTTTTAG ACCGGAAACGAGAGACTCCGGTGGTGGCGACGACAGCGGTGGCGACTGGCTGGCCGGAGGCGGCGACCGGCAACTTGTACATTGAGGAGGGGAGCACGATGACGCCAACGAGGAGTAAGCGATCGCGGATCGCGCGGATTCAGCGCAACATCGAAACCATTCTCAGTCACAAGACGAATCAGGGCACCGATTGA